From the genome of Pelagicoccus sp. SDUM812003, one region includes:
- a CDS encoding glucan biosynthesis protein G, giving the protein MPFLSIRSSLRGYPCLRRTQRLLTAGLASVLLSSCASLDAMRRVEVDFEYVSEIAAERSERAYQAPTPVPEALMDLDYDEYRKISYNNDSYLWKNEGLPFALGFFHPGFLHGNRVAVNEFTATHAQRIPYLSTFFEFQDKELEKALPKSLDFAGFRISSSVGNENDYREVASFLGASYFRGTGYDINYGTSSRGIAINSGLGEPEEFPRFVEVWLGKPKPNARELTLYALLDGPSVTGAYQFVIHPGEDTVMNVKARLFLRESVESFGVAPLTSMFWRGENRKSPESDYRPEVHDADGLIVKETDAAPIWRALDLADKTRLSYFSVSRLSGFGLFQRDREFENYQDLEAHYHRRPSVWIDTRGDWGKGYIKLVELPTSNEFEDNVVAFWEPAVLPEKGSALDYEYDIHWFGEPAPETYPQCTVRSTRVGEDQSYPGSHVFVIDFEGAGEDAGQPELVTAVDGAATLMDKQVVWNPYLETWRVILRLEQTAEEGVIELRSQLLFPIGAESEVWAYQWTL; this is encoded by the coding sequence ATGCCTTTCCTTTCCATTCGAAGCTCCCTTAGGGGCTATCCTTGTCTGCGCCGGACTCAAAGGCTTTTGACTGCCGGGCTGGCCAGCGTCCTGCTTTCGTCCTGCGCCTCACTCGATGCCATGCGGCGAGTCGAGGTCGATTTCGAGTACGTCTCCGAGATCGCGGCGGAGCGATCCGAACGGGCGTATCAGGCTCCGACCCCGGTGCCAGAGGCCCTGATGGACCTGGACTACGACGAGTACCGCAAGATCAGCTACAACAACGACAGCTATCTGTGGAAAAACGAGGGGCTTCCGTTCGCTCTGGGATTCTTCCACCCCGGATTCCTTCATGGAAACCGCGTCGCGGTGAACGAGTTCACCGCCACCCATGCCCAGCGCATTCCCTATTTGAGCACCTTCTTCGAGTTCCAGGACAAGGAGCTGGAGAAGGCCTTGCCCAAGTCGCTCGACTTCGCGGGATTCCGCATCTCGTCAAGCGTCGGCAACGAAAACGACTATCGGGAGGTCGCTTCCTTCCTGGGGGCGAGCTACTTTCGCGGCACCGGCTACGACATCAACTACGGGACCTCGTCGCGCGGTATCGCCATCAACTCGGGGCTAGGGGAGCCGGAGGAGTTTCCGCGCTTCGTGGAGGTTTGGCTGGGCAAGCCCAAGCCCAACGCTCGCGAGCTCACGCTCTACGCCTTGCTTGACGGGCCGAGCGTGACGGGCGCCTACCAATTCGTCATCCATCCCGGCGAAGACACGGTGATGAACGTGAAGGCTCGGCTGTTTCTGCGCGAAAGCGTCGAGAGCTTCGGGGTGGCTCCGCTGACCAGCATGTTTTGGAGGGGCGAAAACCGGAAATCGCCGGAGAGCGACTATCGTCCGGAGGTGCATGACGCCGATGGCTTGATCGTGAAGGAAACCGATGCGGCTCCCATCTGGCGAGCCCTCGATCTGGCGGACAAGACCCGTCTGTCCTATTTCAGCGTGAGCCGGCTAAGCGGATTCGGTTTGTTTCAGCGCGATCGAGAGTTCGAGAACTACCAGGACCTCGAGGCCCACTACCACCGTCGCCCATCGGTCTGGATCGATACCCGAGGGGACTGGGGAAAGGGCTACATCAAGCTGGTCGAGCTGCCGACCAGCAACGAGTTCGAGGACAACGTAGTGGCCTTCTGGGAACCTGCGGTGCTGCCGGAGAAGGGGAGCGCCTTGGACTACGAATACGACATCCACTGGTTCGGCGAGCCCGCTCCGGAGACCTACCCGCAGTGCACCGTGCGCTCCACCAGAGTGGGGGAGGATCAGTCCTATCCCGGGTCTCACGTCTTCGTGATCGACTTCGAGGGAGCAGGCGAGGATGCGGGCCAGCCGGAGCTGGTCACGGCGGTAGACGGAGCTGCGACGCTCATGGACAAGCAGGTCGTCTGGAATCCTTACTTGGAAACGTGGCGAGTCATCTTGCGTCTCGAGCAAACTGCTGAGGAAGGCGTGATCGAGCTGCGCAGCCAGCTGCTCTTTCCCATTGGCGCGGAGTCGGAAGTCTGGGCCTATCAATGGACACTTTAA
- the mdoH gene encoding glucans biosynthesis glucosyltransferase MdoH, which translates to MGFKSIRQFLDWQRFFFFLLTLSFAAFPTTLFANLLWRAGIDQGLVSLTILFAILNWNIAWGATHSLIGFFKRRMKRRKREQRFVDLEHPGSVAIVLPVYNEDPVRVFAGLQAMYESLQKTDFADRFDFFILSDSTRPERWVEEEHRWASLCRELGAFGRINYRRRSVNTDKKAGNLLEFCESWGARYRYMLTLDADSVLSGETIVELYKRMEENPRMGILQTAPKIVYSESFWGRLQQFSNHFYGPIFTSGLNFWQGNEGNYWGHNAIIRMSPFMEHCALPDLPGREPFGGKILSHDFVEAALMQRAGFDVCLAEDLEGTYEECPQDVIEHAKRDRRWCQGNMQHFWLLFSRGLTMASRMHLGNGIMGYASSLLWGLFMLFGGILVFNRFRSQLSILPTRGIGQFFDIPLHEHSILVASITFSFLFLPKVLALLDAFLSKGRCRAFGGRLACVGGVLLELLASAVIAPVMMLYHAQFVLSTAFGKGVGWSTQNRNAGEGLTFRDAFAAHKMHALIGVVATVLASRVNMSFLLWTLPVTGAMIISPIVSRILSSPKWGRNLRGINILATPEELNPSEELISLREIEQRLRRSNRLFSEDPDADGLMNAVVDPYINAIRVTLAREEESRSQMVADTNKLGMELLHRGPEALGHLERKLFMSDSKALLRAHKLVWTLDLDSLHPSWAPLFRRYHWSRAE; encoded by the coding sequence ATGGGATTTAAAAGCATCAGGCAGTTTCTGGATTGGCAGCGGTTTTTCTTCTTCCTGCTCACGCTGTCCTTTGCCGCGTTTCCGACAACGCTCTTCGCCAATCTGCTCTGGAGAGCCGGCATCGATCAAGGCCTCGTCAGCCTGACCATCCTCTTCGCCATTCTGAATTGGAATATCGCCTGGGGAGCGACGCACTCCCTGATCGGGTTCTTCAAGCGTCGCATGAAGCGTCGCAAACGCGAGCAGCGTTTCGTGGATTTGGAGCATCCGGGCAGCGTGGCCATCGTGCTGCCGGTCTACAACGAGGATCCGGTGCGCGTCTTCGCCGGTCTGCAGGCCATGTACGAGTCGCTGCAGAAAACGGATTTCGCGGATCGGTTCGACTTCTTCATTCTGAGCGATTCGACGCGGCCGGAGCGGTGGGTGGAGGAAGAGCATCGCTGGGCGTCGCTCTGTCGGGAGCTGGGAGCCTTCGGGCGCATCAACTACCGTCGCCGTTCCGTGAATACGGACAAGAAAGCGGGAAACCTGCTGGAGTTTTGCGAGAGCTGGGGCGCTCGCTATCGCTACATGCTGACGCTGGATGCGGACAGCGTTCTGAGCGGGGAGACCATCGTGGAGCTATACAAGCGCATGGAGGAGAACCCGCGCATGGGGATTCTGCAGACCGCTCCCAAGATCGTTTACTCCGAGTCGTTCTGGGGACGGCTGCAGCAGTTTTCCAATCACTTCTACGGGCCGATCTTCACCTCCGGGCTGAACTTCTGGCAGGGCAACGAGGGCAACTACTGGGGCCACAACGCCATCATTCGCATGTCTCCGTTCATGGAGCATTGCGCCTTGCCGGATCTGCCCGGCCGCGAGCCGTTTGGGGGCAAGATCCTCAGCCACGACTTCGTGGAGGCCGCCCTGATGCAGCGGGCCGGTTTCGATGTCTGCCTGGCGGAGGACCTTGAAGGCACCTACGAGGAGTGTCCGCAGGATGTGATCGAGCACGCCAAGCGCGACCGTCGCTGGTGTCAGGGAAACATGCAGCATTTCTGGCTGCTCTTTTCGCGCGGTCTGACCATGGCCTCCCGCATGCATCTAGGAAACGGCATCATGGGCTACGCTTCTTCGCTGCTGTGGGGCTTGTTCATGCTATTCGGTGGCATCCTGGTCTTCAACCGCTTCCGCAGCCAACTGTCCATCTTGCCCACACGTGGCATCGGCCAGTTCTTTGACATCCCTTTGCACGAGCACTCGATCCTGGTGGCGTCGATCACCTTCAGCTTCCTGTTTCTGCCGAAAGTGCTGGCGCTGCTCGACGCCTTTTTAAGCAAGGGCCGATGTCGAGCCTTCGGGGGGCGTCTGGCCTGCGTCGGCGGCGTCTTGCTGGAGCTGCTGGCCTCGGCGGTGATCGCGCCGGTGATGATGCTGTACCACGCCCAGTTCGTGCTCTCCACCGCGTTTGGAAAAGGGGTGGGCTGGTCGACGCAGAATCGCAACGCTGGCGAAGGGCTCACGTTTCGCGATGCTTTCGCCGCCCACAAGATGCATGCGTTGATCGGCGTCGTCGCCACCGTCCTTGCTTCGCGGGTGAACATGTCGTTTCTGCTTTGGACGCTGCCAGTGACGGGCGCGATGATCATTTCTCCCATCGTATCGCGCATTCTGAGCAGTCCGAAGTGGGGCAGAAATCTTCGCGGTATCAATATTTTGGCGACGCCTGAGGAGCTGAATCCGAGCGAGGAGCTCATCTCCCTGCGAGAGATCGAGCAGCGTCTGCGCAGGAGCAATCGGCTGTTTAGCGAGGACCCGGATGCGGATGGTTTGATGAACGCGGTGGTGGATCCCTACATCAATGCGATCCGAGTGACGCTTGCCCGAGAGGAGGAGTCTCGCAGCCAGATGGTTGCCGATACGAACAAGCTGGGCATGGAGCTGCTTCACCGCGGGCCGGAAGCCTTGGGG